A genomic segment from Gilvibacter sp. SZ-19 encodes:
- a CDS encoding TonB-dependent receptor domain-containing protein, whose amino-acid sequence MNKFLVTAGLCLCTLCAIAQDCQLKFSGSVIDSHENTALNGATLSIVGGTAIAYTDLDGRFTFSGLCPAIYVVEVQHPQCKTQRFEINLRKDTERTLFLEHHLEALNEVLITGRSFRTQSETQLNNTLDLATIEQYSSGSLGDVLNTLSGVSSLNTGNTVVKPVINGLHSSRVSIINNGVRLQDQEWGAEHAPNIDINSAGQITVLKGASTLQYSGNAVGGVIIAEPRRVLLTDTLYGKTILSGATNGRGGSITSELFKGYENGWYAAIQGTAKRFGDFEAPDYVLSNTGVEEGDFSLRLGKNNIASGFEAYMSYFQTTIGILRASHLGGAEDQVAAINSDRPLIVEDFTYDILVPRQEVKHLTGRLSYFKQFENLGKLSLQYDLQWNQRFEFDVRRGEDIDRAAVDLELTTHNFVASLESELNEVLNINTGINLIYQENVADPSTGVRRLIPDYEQYTIGAFAIADWTINDRLLFEAGLRFDYTLMDAFKFYRSTFWEQRGYQEEFADIVVEDLGTQILANPELEFNNLAATAGFNYKIDDQYRLFFNYALASRAQMLRSCSAKACTTVLQELSWEIFVLRARWPIAYR is encoded by the coding sequence ATGAATAAATTTTTAGTTACTGCAGGTTTATGCCTGTGTACCCTCTGTGCTATAGCACAAGATTGCCAACTCAAGTTTAGTGGCAGTGTTATAGACAGTCATGAGAATACAGCTTTAAATGGAGCTACGCTGAGTATCGTAGGCGGTACTGCTATTGCTTATACGGATCTGGATGGACGTTTTACTTTCTCCGGATTGTGTCCGGCTATCTACGTGGTGGAAGTTCAGCATCCGCAGTGTAAAACACAACGCTTCGAGATCAATCTGCGCAAGGATACAGAGCGCACGCTGTTTTTAGAGCATCATTTAGAGGCCTTGAACGAGGTTCTGATAACCGGCAGATCATTCAGAACGCAATCAGAAACACAGCTCAACAACACCTTAGACCTTGCTACTATAGAACAATACAGCAGTGGCAGCCTGGGTGATGTGCTTAATACCCTTAGCGGAGTCTCCTCGCTAAATACCGGAAATACGGTGGTTAAGCCCGTTATCAACGGACTACATAGCAGCAGGGTCAGTATTATCAATAATGGCGTGCGCTTGCAGGACCAGGAATGGGGTGCAGAACACGCTCCTAATATCGATATCAATAGCGCCGGACAGATCACTGTTTTAAAAGGAGCCTCTACCCTGCAGTATTCCGGAAATGCTGTGGGCGGAGTCATAATTGCAGAACCTAGACGTGTTTTGCTTACCGACACCTTATACGGCAAAACGATCTTAAGTGGTGCAACCAATGGTCGTGGCGGCAGTATAACCTCAGAACTCTTTAAAGGTTATGAGAATGGTTGGTATGCAGCCATACAGGGTACGGCCAAGCGCTTTGGTGATTTTGAAGCTCCAGACTATGTGTTAAGCAATACGGGCGTAGAAGAAGGAGATTTCTCTCTGCGACTAGGTAAGAATAATATAGCTTCTGGCTTTGAGGCCTATATGAGTTACTTCCAAACCACTATAGGTATTCTTAGAGCGAGTCATTTAGGCGGTGCCGAAGATCAGGTGGCTGCCATAAACAGCGATAGGCCTTTGATTGTTGAGGATTTCACTTACGACATCTTAGTTCCTAGACAGGAGGTAAAACACCTAACCGGTAGGCTTTCCTATTTCAAGCAATTTGAGAACTTGGGCAAACTCAGCTTGCAGTACGATCTGCAGTGGAACCAACGCTTTGAGTTCGATGTGCGCCGCGGAGAGGATATAGACCGAGCTGCTGTAGACTTGGAGTTGACCACCCATAACTTTGTGGCCAGTTTGGAAAGTGAGCTTAACGAGGTGCTTAACATCAATACTGGGATCAACCTGATCTATCAAGAGAATGTTGCAGATCCTTCTACAGGAGTACGCCGTTTGATCCCCGATTATGAGCAATATACAATTGGTGCATTCGCCATTGCGGATTGGACGATAAACGATAGACTGCTTTTCGAAGCCGGTTTGCGTTTTGATTATACGCTAATGGATGCTTTTAAGTTCTATCGTTCTACTTTTTGGGAACAACGTGGATATCAAGAAGAATTTGCAGACATCGTGGTAGAAGACTTGGGCACGCAGATCTTGGCGAATCCAGAATTGGAGTTCAATAATCTAGCAGCAACTGCGGGCTTTAATTATAAGATAGACGATCAATACCGTTTGTTCTTCAATTATGCCTTGGCCAGCAGAGCGCAAATGCTTCGGAGCTGTTCAGCGAAGGCTTGCACCACAGTGCTTCAAGAATTGAGTTGGGAGATCTTCGTTTTAAGAGCGAGGTGGCCAATCGCGTATCGCTAA
- a CDS encoding DUF6787 family protein, whose amino-acid sequence MEKLKARWNIQNNWQLTVIFLVFAITGSTAAKFAGPLVEFLGISRSGSAWIYWPARILLIFPIYQVLLVFFGWLFGEFKFFWNFEKKMLRALGLSFLLKD is encoded by the coding sequence ATGGAAAAACTAAAAGCACGTTGGAACATTCAGAACAATTGGCAACTCACTGTAATTTTCCTAGTTTTTGCCATTACAGGGAGCACAGCGGCTAAATTTGCTGGGCCTTTGGTAGAGTTCCTAGGAATTTCAAGATCTGGCAGTGCTTGGATCTATTGGCCGGCTAGAATACTACTTATCTTCCCTATTTATCAGGTTTTGTTGGTATTTTTTGGTTGGTTGTTTGGAGAATTTAAATTTTTCTGGAACTTTGAGAAAAAGATGTTACGCGCATTAGGCCTATCATTTTTATTAAAAGATTGA
- a CDS encoding DUF6146 family protein: MKYLLGFLLTGLILFSCDGYKAPSQTARNTAAVNDTVRIANDSLDYEIIIIEPGFYNWLVTQFPEDYYTLSFLENRNLFYVQEYNRRVINPNQYDSQLYLWQIDYQPNVKYGKEVNYLLYNWFIYFQQTYKQKL; this comes from the coding sequence ATGAAGTATCTTCTAGGATTCCTACTTACGGGATTAATTCTATTTAGCTGTGACGGTTACAAGGCGCCGTCTCAAACGGCCAGAAATACTGCTGCTGTAAATGACACTGTTCGTATTGCCAATGACAGCCTAGATTACGAGATCATTATCATAGAACCAGGATTCTACAATTGGCTGGTGACCCAGTTTCCAGAAGACTATTACACCTTGAGCTTTTTAGAAAATAGGAATTTGTTCTATGTGCAAGAATACAACCGCAGGGTGATCAACCCGAATCAATACGATTCTCAGTTGTATCTCTGGCAGATAGACTATCAGCCTAATGTGAAATACGGAAAGGAAGTGAATTATCTGCTATACAATTGGTTCATTTATTTTCAACAGACCTATAAACAAAAGCTCTGA
- a CDS encoding DUF937 domain-containing protein, with translation MEGLMDLLQSDMGKQIINGVSSQTNASQSQTQSVLSMALPVLMGAMKRNAASPEGAEGLMGALSGKHDGSILDNLGGLFGGGVDQSVMDDGAGILGHVLGGSQQNVTSALSSKSGLDSNTVGNILKIAAPILLGYLGKQQRQQNVQSSAGLGDLLGGLMGGSASQQPKQQSMIESLLDGDGDGSILDDVAGMVLNSGGNKKKGGLGGLLGGLFGGR, from the coding sequence ATGGAAGGATTAATGGATTTGCTCCAAAGCGATATGGGCAAACAAATTATAAACGGAGTTAGCTCTCAAACAAATGCTTCTCAGTCACAAACACAGTCAGTATTGTCTATGGCTTTGCCTGTTTTAATGGGTGCTATGAAACGCAATGCTGCTTCTCCAGAAGGTGCAGAAGGCCTTATGGGTGCGCTTTCCGGGAAACATGACGGAAGTATCTTAGATAACCTAGGTGGCCTTTTTGGCGGCGGTGTTGATCAGAGCGTGATGGACGATGGTGCTGGTATCTTAGGACACGTATTGGGAGGATCTCAACAGAATGTAACTTCTGCCCTTTCCTCAAAATCTGGATTAGATTCCAATACCGTAGGAAATATTCTAAAAATTGCAGCTCCTATTCTACTGGGATATTTAGGAAAACAACAACGTCAACAAAATGTACAATCAAGTGCTGGTCTAGGAGATCTTCTAGGCGGATTGATGGGCGGCAGTGCTTCTCAACAACCTAAGCAACAATCCATGATCGAATCTTTATTAGATGGTGATGGCGACGGAAGTATCTTAGACGATGTAGCTGGAATGGTATTGAATTCCGGAGGCAACAAGAAAAAAGGTGGACTGGGTGGTTTACTCGGTGGACTTTTTGGCGGGCGCTAG
- a CDS encoding D-2-hydroxyacid dehydrogenase produces the protein MKKILANDGISQSGVNALEAAGYEVITTKVAQEQLENYINEHEITGLLVRSATTVRKDLIDACPSLKLIGRGGVGMDNIDVDYAREKGLHVINTPAASSASVAELVFAHLFTGVRYLYDSNRNMPLDGDTKFKDLKKSYAKGAELRGKTLGIIGFGRIGQAVAKIAIGCGMKVLAHDKFTEAATLHLDFFDGRSLDFEIKTTTMDQVLRNADFVTLHVPAQKDYVIGKAEMAQMKEGAALINAARGGVIDEVALIEALDSGKLAFAGLDTFEEEPKPAIKVLMNPKVSLTPHIGAATQEAQDRIGTELAEQIVSLLG, from the coding sequence ATGAAGAAGATTTTAGCCAATGACGGTATTTCACAAAGTGGAGTTAACGCTTTAGAAGCGGCAGGCTATGAAGTGATCACCACTAAAGTGGCTCAAGAGCAATTAGAGAATTATATCAACGAGCATGAGATAACAGGTCTGCTTGTCCGATCTGCAACTACAGTTAGAAAGGACCTTATAGATGCCTGCCCTAGCCTTAAGCTTATTGGTCGCGGCGGAGTTGGTATGGATAATATTGATGTGGATTATGCCCGCGAGAAAGGATTGCACGTGATCAACACTCCGGCGGCGTCGTCTGCCTCAGTAGCTGAATTGGTTTTTGCTCACCTTTTCACTGGGGTGCGATACCTTTATGACTCCAACAGAAATATGCCCCTTGATGGTGATACCAAATTCAAAGATCTAAAAAAGAGCTATGCCAAAGGTGCCGAATTAAGAGGTAAGACTTTGGGGATCATAGGTTTTGGACGAATTGGCCAAGCCGTTGCGAAGATCGCCATTGGTTGCGGGATGAAAGTACTTGCACATGACAAGTTTACCGAAGCAGCTACGCTACACTTGGATTTCTTTGACGGTCGATCTTTAGATTTTGAGATCAAAACAACCACTATGGATCAGGTATTGAGAAATGCTGATTTTGTTACCCTACACGTACCTGCACAAAAAGATTATGTGATCGGCAAGGCAGAAATGGCACAAATGAAAGAGGGTGCTGCTCTTATCAATGCCGCTCGCGGCGGGGTGATAGACGAAGTGGCTCTTATAGAGGCTTTGGACAGCGGAAAACTCGCTTTCGCCGGCTTAGACACCTTTGAGGAAGAACCCAAACCAGCGATCAAGGTCTTGATGAACCCAAAGGTCTCTTTGACACCACACATCGGTGCAGCAACCCAAGAGGCTCAAGATCGAATCGGAACAGAGCTTGCAGAACAGATTGTGAGTTTGCTTGGATAG